The Opitutaceae bacterium nucleotide sequence GCTGACCGCCGTTCCGGTCTACCTTTGGAATTTCGGCCTCAACGCCTTCCAGGTCAGCCTCTTCCTCTTCTATTTCGCCGCCACCGGTTTCAGCATCACACTGGGTTACCACCGTCTGTTCTCCCATCTGGCCTTCAAGGCCAAATGGCCGGTCAAACTGGCCACCCTGATTTTTGGAGCGGCCGCTTTTGAGAACTCGACCATCGACTGGGTCTCCGACCACCGGAACCACCACAAGCATGTGGATCACGACGATGATCCCTACGACATCTCCAAAGGCTTCTTCCACGCCCATATCGGTTGGCTGCTCTTCAAGCTCCGTCCCGAGCCGCCGCTCGACAACGTGGCTGATCTGCAGCGGGATCCCCTGGTCATGTGGCAGCACCGCTGGTGCCACCTCATCGGACTGACGGTCGGTTTCATTCTTCCTGCCGTCCTCGGCTGGATCTACGGCGGCCCCATCCAGGCGCTGGGCGCCTTCCTGCTCGCCGGCGTCCTCCGGGTTTTCTTCGTCCAGCAGATGACCTTCTTCATCAACTCCCTCTGCCACACGATCGGCCGTCGGCCCTACTCGAGCGCGTGCAGCGCGCGTGACAGCGGATTGATGGCGATCTTCACCTTCGGCGAGGGTTACCACAACTATCACCATGAGTTCCAGCACGACTACCGCAACGGGGTGAAACCCTGGCAGTTCGATCCGACCAAGTGGTTGATCTGGACCCTTTCGAAAATCGGTCTCGCCTCAAACCTCCGCCGCGTTCCCGACGCCAAGATCCTCATGGCCGAAGCCCGCGAGGCCCAGCGCCTCCTCTCGGCCCACCTCGACACTCCCGCCCATCAACTCGCAGAACGGACCCGGCAGATGCTCCAGAACTCCCAGGACAAGCTGACAGAGCTTCTCCAGGCCTTGAGCGATCGCCGAGATCAGGCCATCCGGGCGACCGAGGCGCGCTTCGAATCTTCGAAGGAGCTTATCGCCGAATTGCGGCGTGAAATCCAGATCGCCCTTGAGCGATTGGAGAACGCGGGATCGATGACCCCCGTGCCGGCCTGAAGCCGCGCATCCAGCGCCCGTCGCTGCAGATTTCCCAAAAGAAAAAGGCCACCGGAAAAACGGTGGCCTTTTTCATGCCCTTGAGGCGTAAAGCGCGTCCGCCATCTGCCCAGAAGGTACACTTTACGAGGGGATAAGGACGAACAGACGGCGGACAGAAGTAGACCTAGAGAAAGATCCGGAAGCAAGTCCAGCCTATTTGACGGGAATGGTTCATCCAAGACCGGACTGGACGCTCCGCCGGTCATCAGTCCATATCGTTACATCACCGCCATGCCGCCCCAGAAATCAGAGATCCACCGCACCCGGGGCATCCTGCTCCTCCTACTGGCCGCGCTGCTCTGGAGTCTCGGCGGAGTGCTGATCAAGTCGGTCTCCTGGCATCCGTTGGCCATTGCCGGAGTCCGCAGCGCGTTCTGCGCCATCACGCTTGTCCTTCTCGGCGGACGAATCCCTTTCACCTGGTCACTCTGGGAAATCGGAGGAGGCGTCGCCTACGCAACGACGGTTCTGCTTCTCGTTCTGGCCACCAAGCTGACGACCGCGGCCAACGCCATTTTTCTTCAGTACACCGCCCCGATCTCGATCGCAATCCTCGCCCCATGGATCCTCAAGGAAAAGACCCGCGGGAGTGACTTCATCACCATCCTGATCGTTCTCGGGGGGATGGCCCTCTTCTTCGTCGACGAGGTGGATCTGTCCGGCTTTCTCGGCAATGCCGCCGGGATTGTCAGCGGAGTCAGCTTTGGCCTCATGACCGTTCTTCTGCGCCATCAGAGGGACGCCTCTCCGTTGGCCTCCCTCGTCATCGGCAATGTCCTCGCCGCCATCGTGGGTCTGGCCTTCGTTCGCGCTCCCTTTCCGGAGCCCGGTGCATGGCTCATCCTGGCGGTTCTCGGCGTGGTGCAGCTGGGCCTGCCCTACTTCATCCTGACCAAGGCCATCCGCCATGTCACCGCCATGGAGGCCTGCCTCATTCCCATGATCGAGCCGATTCTCAACCCACTCTGGGTCCTGCTCCTGATCGGCGAACGGCCGGGCCCCTATTCCCTGATCGGCGGAGCGGTCGTTCTCGGGGGCGTCACCCTGCGCGCGATTCTCGCGGTTCGGCGCGATCCGGTCCACCCACCCC carries:
- a CDS encoding fatty acid desaturase; protein product: MSHKLPFDRVNWTTSAFLISTAIISLTAVPVYLWNFGLNAFQVSLFLFYFAATGFSITLGYHRLFSHLAFKAKWPVKLATLIFGAAAFENSTIDWVSDHRNHHKHVDHDDDPYDISKGFFHAHIGWLLFKLRPEPPLDNVADLQRDPLVMWQHRWCHLIGLTVGFILPAVLGWIYGGPIQALGAFLLAGVLRVFFVQQMTFFINSLCHTIGRRPYSSACSARDSGLMAIFTFGEGYHNYHHEFQHDYRNGVKPWQFDPTKWLIWTLSKIGLASNLRRVPDAKILMAEAREAQRLLSAHLDTPAHQLAERTRQMLQNSQDKLTELLQALSDRRDQAIRATEARFESSKELIAELRREIQIALERLENAGSMTPVPA
- a CDS encoding EamA family transporter; the encoded protein is MPPQKSEIHRTRGILLLLLAALLWSLGGVLIKSVSWHPLAIAGVRSAFCAITLVLLGGRIPFTWSLWEIGGGVAYATTVLLLVLATKLTTAANAIFLQYTAPISIAILAPWILKEKTRGSDFITILIVLGGMALFFVDEVDLSGFLGNAAGIVSGVSFGLMTVLLRHQRDASPLASLVIGNVLAAIVGLAFVRAPFPEPGAWLILAVLGVVQLGLPYFILTKAIRHVTAMEACLIPMIEPILNPLWVLLLIGERPGPYSLIGGAVVLGGVTLRAILAVRRDPVHPPLPARPTTGAPLDAAVGTSSTSP